One Xylanivirga thermophila DNA segment encodes these proteins:
- the recN gene encoding DNA repair protein RecN produces MLSHLSIENLALIDELTVEWRSGLNIITGETGAGKSIIIDAISLVLGGRADRELIRSGADFTRVEAVFYVEYHDKISIILDQWGIGIEQDGMLILMRKLHTNGRNVCRINGHAVTVSTLKEVGKCLIDIHGQHEHQSLLSPEYQLDVLDALGGKDILMLKKQLSSCYNQWKAIKNDIDKILGDERDLERKKDLLIYQINEIESARLVESEEEELEHEKLILQNAEKIVNGVEKIYSLLYSGDSHYAAVYDQLGAISNLLFDIAQLDDKLKNISQQIDDLYYNIEDIVEKVRTYKDSFSYDPQRLEQVENRLDLIRQLKRKYGSSIKEILVYKAKIQKELSYVENSKETLEELKRQEKDLYIKLVNYCSELSHKRMQLAEKFKQDMHRQLIDLGMDKARFDILISHPEDINDSHIYISENGYDKVEFLISPNIGEPLKPLNKIASGGELSRMMLAFKTISANVDDIPTLIFDEIDVGISGQIAQVVAQKMASISRYHQLICITHLPQIAAMADNHFCVSKNLEKGRTITTVNFLQPEEQKKELAKMIDGTDITEISLRHASEMINQAKNFKDK; encoded by the coding sequence ATGCTCAGCCATTTATCTATAGAAAATCTGGCGCTGATAGATGAGCTGACTGTAGAATGGCGCTCAGGACTTAATATTATTACTGGTGAAACAGGTGCTGGAAAATCTATAATAATTGATGCCATTAGCTTGGTACTAGGTGGAAGGGCTGACAGAGAGCTTATACGCTCAGGTGCTGATTTCACAAGGGTTGAAGCTGTGTTCTATGTGGAATATCATGATAAAATTTCAATTATTTTGGATCAATGGGGAATAGGGATTGAACAGGATGGTATGTTAATACTTATGAGAAAATTGCATACTAATGGTAGAAACGTGTGTAGAATAAATGGACATGCAGTTACCGTTTCTACTTTAAAAGAAGTAGGTAAATGTTTGATTGATATACACGGACAGCATGAGCATCAATCTCTTTTGTCGCCAGAGTACCAACTAGATGTCTTAGATGCATTAGGTGGTAAAGATATTCTAATGTTAAAAAAACAATTATCTTCTTGTTACAATCAATGGAAAGCCATAAAAAATGATATAGATAAGATACTAGGAGATGAAAGGGATCTAGAAAGAAAAAAAGATTTATTGATCTATCAAATCAATGAAATTGAAAGTGCACGTCTAGTTGAATCAGAAGAAGAAGAATTGGAGCATGAGAAACTTATTCTTCAAAATGCAGAAAAGATAGTTAATGGAGTGGAAAAAATTTATAGTTTGCTTTATTCTGGAGATTCTCATTACGCAGCTGTATATGATCAATTAGGGGCTATTAGTAATTTATTATTTGACATTGCTCAACTAGATGATAAATTAAAAAATATATCTCAACAGATAGATGACCTATATTATAATATAGAAGATATTGTAGAAAAGGTAAGAACATATAAAGATAGTTTTTCATATGACCCTCAAAGATTAGAACAAGTTGAAAACAGATTAGATTTGATAAGACAATTGAAGAGAAAATATGGGTCATCGATAAAAGAAATTTTAGTATATAAAGCTAAAATACAGAAAGAGTTATCCTATGTAGAAAATAGCAAAGAAACGTTGGAAGAATTAAAAAGACAAGAAAAAGATTTATATATTAAATTAGTTAACTATTGTAGTGAGTTGTCTCATAAAAGAATGCAATTAGCTGAAAAATTTAAACAGGATATGCACAGACAATTAATTGATCTTGGAATGGATAAAGCCAGGTTTGATATTTTAATATCTCACCCAGAAGATATAAATGATTCTCATATATATATATCAGAAAACGGTTATGATAAAGTAGAATTTTTAATATCACCAAATATAGGTGAACCACTAAAGCCTTTAAATAAAATTGCATCAGGTGGAGAGTTATCAAGAATGATGTTAGCTTTTAAAACCATTAGTGCAAATGTAGATGATATACCCACACTTATTTTTGATGAAATAGATGTTGGCATAAGTGGACAGATAGCTCAGGTTGTAGCACAAAAAATGGCGTCTATTTCTAGATATCACCAGCTTATTTGTATTACACATCTTCCTCAGATTGCTGCTATGGCGGATAATCATTTTTGCGTTAGCAAAAATTTGGAAAAAGGACGCACTATCACTACAGTGAATTTCTTACAACCTGAAGAACAGAAAAAGGAATTAGCAAAGATGATTGATGGCACGGATATAACAGAAATTAGCCTTAGACATGCATCAGAGATGATTAATCAAGCTAAAAATTTTAAAGATAAATAA